From a single Lewinella sp. LCG006 genomic region:
- a CDS encoding ribonuclease H-like YkuK family protein, with protein sequence MKWRRLNGKPIQDDLKVAVEKVLQKELADGHRMKVCIGSDSQVKAGVVEYATVIVFLREKRGGFMFISNEKEFRKMSIRERMISEVGRSVNVAYNLCDLLDKYDVELEVHADINTDPLFESNVALKEAMGYILGMGFVFKAKPDAFASSSCADKMV encoded by the coding sequence ATGAAGTGGCGAAGGCTGAACGGCAAACCTATTCAGGACGACTTGAAAGTGGCCGTAGAAAAAGTACTGCAAAAAGAACTGGCCGATGGCCATCGGATGAAAGTCTGTATTGGTTCCGATTCTCAAGTAAAAGCAGGTGTCGTTGAATACGCTACGGTTATCGTTTTCTTACGTGAAAAACGTGGCGGATTCATGTTCATCAGTAATGAAAAAGAATTCCGCAAAATGTCGATCCGTGAACGGATGATCTCCGAAGTAGGTCGTTCGGTAAATGTTGCGTACAACCTGTGCGATTTGCTGGATAAATACGATGTAGAGCTGGAAGTACACGCAGACATTAATACTGACCCGCTATTTGAGAGCAATGTTGCTTTGAAGGAAGCCATGGGTTACATTCTGGGTATGGGTTTTGTTTTCAAGGCCAAACCAGATGCGTTTGCTAGCTCCAGCTGTGCGGACAAGATGGTATAA
- a CDS encoding DUF1080 domain-containing protein has product MRPLFFLLFLFLAGPFLSAQITDPVATEVWEPEPRVVAPGPVNGPPADAYILFDGTNTDQWEHLNGKAVAWKQEGSHLTVVKGTGDIQTKKVFGDCQLHLEWRSPLVVEDEGQGRGNSGVFLQGIYEVQILDSYNNRTYSNGQAGAIYKQHVPLVNPLRPTGEWNTYDIIFQAPRFNNDGMKVASGYITVLINGVLVQNHVEIKGTTPYIGLPQNPPHGPGPIKLQDHSNPVSFRNIWIREL; this is encoded by the coding sequence ATGAGACCACTTTTTTTCTTGCTATTTCTTTTTCTGGCAGGCCCATTCCTGTCGGCACAAATTACAGATCCGGTTGCCACCGAAGTATGGGAACCCGAACCTCGAGTTGTTGCTCCTGGTCCTGTAAATGGACCACCAGCTGACGCCTACATTCTTTTCGATGGTACCAATACTGACCAGTGGGAACACCTCAACGGTAAAGCCGTTGCCTGGAAACAGGAGGGGAGTCACCTCACTGTAGTAAAGGGTACGGGCGATATTCAAACCAAAAAAGTCTTTGGTGATTGCCAGCTCCACCTGGAATGGAGATCTCCTCTCGTAGTTGAAGACGAGGGACAAGGCCGTGGCAACAGCGGTGTCTTCCTTCAGGGTATCTATGAAGTTCAAATTCTCGACAGCTACAACAATCGTACTTACTCCAATGGGCAGGCGGGTGCCATCTACAAGCAACATGTCCCACTGGTAAATCCTTTACGCCCTACTGGCGAGTGGAATACCTACGATATTATCTTCCAGGCTCCACGTTTCAACAATGATGGCATGAAAGTCGCTTCCGGTTACATCACCGTTTTGATCAATGGCGTTTTGGTGCAAAATCATGTGGAGATCAAAGGTACGACCCCATACATCGGCTTACCTCAAAATCCGCCACATGGCCCTGGACCCATCAAGCTACAAGACCATAGCAACCCGGTAAGTTTTCGCAATATCTGGATCAGAGAGCTTTAG
- a CDS encoding creatininase family protein → MSRNKNGYLWEEMTWEEIKERLETVDTVLLPCGAIEQHGPHLPVDIDYYDAKYLARQVAKACSDPKPLVLPAIPYGVSYHHEDFAGTISVTNNALSAFVYDIGMSLAKQGVKKIIIINGHGDNAPTLNYAAQMINRDARIFVCVDTGDTSDTDIAKLASTRNDIHAGEIETSTTLALRPEMVQMDKAVNETLDFGSDFLNFDDDRSVSWYVRTSKISNSGIMGDATIATAEKGLKMWEIMIHQLVKFTNFVKKTPLEELYQPRY, encoded by the coding sequence ATGAGTAGGAATAAAAATGGTTATCTCTGGGAAGAGATGACCTGGGAAGAAATCAAGGAACGCCTGGAAACCGTGGATACGGTTTTACTGCCTTGTGGAGCTATTGAACAGCATGGGCCGCATCTTCCTGTAGATATTGATTATTACGATGCCAAATACCTGGCACGACAGGTAGCAAAAGCTTGTTCAGATCCCAAGCCCCTGGTTTTACCCGCCATCCCTTATGGCGTGTCTTATCACCACGAAGATTTTGCCGGTACGATCAGTGTGACCAATAATGCCCTGTCGGCCTTTGTCTACGATATTGGGATGTCGCTAGCAAAGCAAGGTGTGAAGAAGATCATCATCATCAACGGACACGGAGATAATGCTCCTACATTGAATTACGCAGCCCAGATGATCAATCGTGATGCACGCATCTTCGTCTGTGTGGATACCGGCGATACCAGTGATACGGACATTGCCAAACTAGCAAGCACTCGCAACGATATTCATGCTGGAGAAATAGAGACCAGTACGACCCTGGCGCTGCGTCCTGAAATGGTACAAATGGATAAAGCCGTAAATGAGACGCTTGACTTTGGGAGTGACTTCCTCAATTTCGACGATGATCGCAGTGTAAGCTGGTATGTTCGGACGAGTAAAATTTCCAACTCAGGAATCATGGGCGACGCAACCATCGCTACCGCCGAGAAAGGCTTGAAAATGTGGGAAATTATGATTCACCAATTGGTGAAGTTTACCAATTTTGTGAAAAAGACACCTTTGGAAGAGCTTTATCAGCCGAGGTATTAG
- a CDS encoding pyridoxal-phosphate dependent enzyme: protein MNLRDLTNSIELKVSKEAEEYSEFVKNKNNSLIDRLEVFEDIINIEVGDTGLMRAKSLERDYNLRQLFLKTEGDNPTGTQKDRIAFAQVYDALRREYDTISLATCGNYGSALALAAHLAGIECKIFIPESYHTARIEEMVDLGSEINRLKGSYEDSVTESSLMAQEHEWYDANPGGANTPLQIIAYSQIAFEIYDQLRDAPRICAVPISNGTLLAGIYRGFVSLHKRGKTSRVPLMLGASSVHKNPIVYSFNKGLDHCVDLKPEMIKETKFNEPLINWHSFDGEEALYAIRESNGMAYNVSDSEMKSMSKYLLSKESKSILPASTAGLIGLLKEHEKNEMEPDRYVAILTAKNSK, encoded by the coding sequence ATGAATTTACGGGATCTTACCAACAGCATTGAGCTCAAAGTATCTAAAGAAGCGGAAGAGTACAGTGAGTTTGTTAAGAATAAAAACAACAGTCTGATCGATCGACTGGAAGTCTTCGAAGATATCATCAATATCGAAGTAGGAGATACAGGCCTGATGCGCGCAAAATCACTGGAGCGTGACTATAACCTGCGACAGCTTTTCCTGAAAACAGAAGGAGACAATCCTACTGGTACCCAAAAAGATCGCATTGCGTTTGCCCAGGTCTATGATGCCTTACGGCGAGAGTACGATACGATCAGCCTTGCTACTTGTGGCAATTATGGCTCAGCATTAGCGCTGGCGGCACATCTTGCGGGAATCGAATGCAAGATCTTCATTCCCGAATCCTACCATACTGCCCGCATTGAAGAAATGGTCGATTTGGGAAGTGAGATCAACCGATTGAAAGGTAGCTACGAAGATAGCGTCACCGAAAGCAGCCTTATGGCCCAGGAGCACGAATGGTATGATGCCAACCCCGGTGGTGCCAACACGCCTTTGCAGATCATTGCCTACAGCCAAATCGCTTTTGAAATTTATGATCAATTGCGTGATGCTCCTCGCATTTGTGCTGTTCCGATTTCAAATGGTACTTTGTTGGCAGGTATTTACCGTGGTTTTGTTTCCCTACATAAGCGCGGGAAAACCTCCCGTGTACCGCTCATGCTAGGGGCATCATCGGTGCATAAAAATCCGATTGTCTACTCTTTCAATAAGGGACTAGATCACTGCGTGGATTTGAAGCCTGAAATGATCAAAGAAACCAAGTTCAATGAACCCCTCATCAATTGGCATAGTTTCGATGGTGAGGAAGCCCTTTACGCGATCAGAGAAAGTAACGGAATGGCGTACAATGTGAGTGACAGTGAGATGAAAAGTATGTCTAAATACCTGCTAAGTAAAGAGTCAAAGAGCATTTTGCCGGCTTCTACCGCCGGGTTGATTGGCCTGTTGAAAGAACACGAGAAAAATGAGATGGAGCCGGACCGCTACGTGGCTATTTTGACCGCTAAGAATTCTAAGTAA
- a CDS encoding DUF4846 domain-containing protein, whose amino-acid sequence MEVNHVFLWGICLSLLACHQEGATQAIHPPAEQNVLVDTVYTLDSSGYTIQDRFPAPKGFHRVAYSENSFAHYLRNLPLQAAEAPVLLFNGAIKRNQAAASAVVAMDVGKRDLQQCADAVIRLRAEYLWAQRAYAAIQFHFTNGFLAKYSNWRSGQRIRVNGNEVSWTNGRGVDTSYQAFRSYLNMVFAYAGTLSVAQELQPQSLADIQVGDVFIQGGSPGHAVIVVDMVLNSTTGEKMILLAQSYMPAQSIHVLSKPKAATPWYDVAKLEGVFSTPEWQFRGSDLRRF is encoded by the coding sequence GTGGAGGTTAATCATGTTTTTTTATGGGGAATTTGCTTGTCCTTGCTGGCCTGTCATCAGGAAGGAGCTACTCAGGCTATTCATCCGCCAGCAGAGCAGAATGTGTTAGTAGATACTGTCTATACTTTGGATAGCAGTGGCTACACCATCCAGGATCGTTTCCCCGCTCCTAAGGGGTTTCACCGAGTGGCCTATTCCGAAAATAGCTTCGCGCATTATTTACGCAACCTTCCACTCCAAGCTGCGGAAGCGCCCGTCTTGCTGTTCAATGGTGCGATAAAAAGAAATCAAGCAGCAGCAAGTGCCGTGGTGGCGATGGACGTAGGAAAGCGTGATTTGCAGCAGTGTGCAGATGCAGTTATCCGTTTAAGAGCTGAATACCTATGGGCGCAAAGAGCGTATGCTGCTATTCAATTTCATTTTACAAATGGCTTCCTGGCTAAATATTCCAATTGGCGTTCGGGGCAAAGAATTCGAGTAAACGGCAACGAAGTAAGTTGGACCAATGGCAGAGGAGTGGATACTTCCTATCAGGCTTTTCGTAGTTACCTCAATATGGTATTTGCCTACGCTGGAACCCTTTCGGTGGCCCAAGAACTTCAACCACAATCCCTAGCTGATATTCAAGTCGGTGATGTTTTTATCCAGGGAGGTAGCCCCGGCCATGCGGTGATTGTGGTAGATATGGTGCTTAACTCTACGACGGGAGAGAAAATGATTTTACTGGCACAAAGCTATATGCCCGCCCAGAGTATTCATGTGTTAAGCAAGCCTAAGGCTGCTACTCCCTGGTACGATGTAGCTAAATTAGAAGGTGTTTTTTCTACCCCTGAATGGCAATTTAGAGGCAGCGACTTACGGCGATTTTAG
- a CDS encoding translation initiation factor yields MARDNEWKNLSGLVFSTNPDLNLNQPEEEVETPAASNQKLRIWLDKKQRKGKAVTLITGFEGNDDDLKDLAKALKTYCGVGGSAKDGEIIVQGDQRDKVLKYLLDKGYTQTKKSGG; encoded by the coding sequence ATGGCCAGAGACAACGAATGGAAAAACTTGAGTGGATTGGTGTTTTCTACCAACCCCGACCTCAACCTGAACCAGCCAGAAGAAGAAGTTGAAACCCCTGCTGCTTCCAATCAGAAACTCCGCATTTGGTTAGACAAGAAACAACGCAAAGGTAAGGCTGTTACCCTCATCACCGGTTTTGAAGGTAATGACGATGATCTGAAAGACCTGGCAAAAGCACTTAAAACATATTGTGGAGTAGGCGGCTCTGCGAAAGATGGTGAAATCATTGTTCAAGGTGATCAGCGTGATAAAGTGTTAAAATACTTATTGGACAAGGGGTATACCCAAACCAAGAAGAGTGGAGGTTAA
- a CDS encoding endonuclease MutS2 has protein sequence MRLEPGDLYEKLEFDKILSLLEESCFGEQGKQKIRAIQPLGELDKIEQLLAEVDEFRRTLERRDNFPIGAYQEISEELRMLEISGFVLPEEGLQKLNILLLFIKDIYKFFNKDRQEAYAALYAIIRPIHFNEELLHAIERVIDEEGNIRPDASPDLQKIRRHIQSKYREMDRQFRLIIDTYRKKGWLTDNVESFRNARRVLSVPSEHKRKIRGIIHDESSTGRTAFIEPEGVIDINNDLFDLQQEEKREIYRILKELSATLRPYLPALHDYQNLIIRFDVVQTKAQLALKLDAVRPRTKSDPTLAIIRGRHPLLYLKNKKLGRKTVPFDLNLFGQNRILVLSGPNAGGKSITMKSVGLLQLMFQCGLLLPVDGQTEMSVYEQLFADIGDQQSLENDLSTYSSRLENAKVFLEHATPNTLVLIDEFGSGTDPKIGGAIAESVLYELNQRKVYGVITTHYSNLKVFAFKTRGLVNGSMYFDKDNLSPSYELQVGRPGSSYAFEIAGKSGLPDRVLKYARKRIGSNERAVDDLLVDLQREKQEVEEKLKELADKQKLLDRLTKTYDELHRDLEYKRKKHKLERKEQELQQTTQENKELERLIRELKEEKNLDKAKKISLEIKYQRENLSEQVGGLREEIYHPDEVLKDDRPLQVGDFVKLKSGGATGEIDSIDRKNAIIFMGGMRMTVKLRDLQLAKTPLDIKTNQSVHSDVDYAARFESKIDIRGMRYAEAMKVVEDFVDQALLADVSNLRIVHGKGNGSLREAVKKKLREYNMTMEVYHPAAEAGGDGVTLVDL, from the coding sequence ATGCGACTGGAACCAGGTGATTTGTACGAAAAGTTGGAGTTTGATAAGATCCTTTCCTTATTGGAGGAATCTTGTTTTGGCGAACAGGGAAAACAAAAGATCAGGGCCATTCAACCCTTAGGGGAACTGGACAAGATCGAGCAATTATTGGCGGAGGTCGATGAATTTCGGCGTACTTTGGAGCGGCGAGATAATTTTCCCATTGGTGCTTATCAGGAGATTTCGGAAGAGCTGCGTATGCTGGAAATTTCCGGTTTTGTGCTTCCAGAGGAAGGCTTGCAAAAACTGAACATCCTTCTTCTTTTCATTAAAGACATTTATAAGTTTTTCAATAAAGACCGACAGGAGGCTTACGCAGCCCTTTACGCTATTATTCGCCCCATCCACTTTAATGAAGAATTATTGCACGCGATTGAGCGGGTGATTGACGAAGAAGGCAATATTCGACCTGACGCTTCGCCGGACTTACAAAAAATCCGCCGCCATATTCAGAGCAAGTACCGGGAAATGGATCGGCAATTCCGACTGATTATTGATACCTATCGGAAAAAAGGCTGGCTGACAGATAATGTTGAAAGCTTCCGAAATGCTCGCCGGGTACTGAGTGTACCATCAGAGCACAAGCGCAAAATCCGGGGAATAATTCACGATGAATCCAGCACTGGCCGTACGGCATTCATTGAACCAGAGGGGGTTATTGATATCAACAATGATCTTTTTGATCTTCAGCAGGAGGAAAAGCGGGAGATTTATCGCATCCTCAAAGAGCTCAGTGCCACCCTGCGTCCGTACTTGCCTGCCTTGCATGATTATCAAAACCTGATTATCCGTTTTGATGTGGTGCAAACCAAGGCGCAACTGGCTTTGAAACTGGATGCTGTGCGTCCTCGTACGAAAAGTGATCCTACTTTAGCCATCATCAGAGGGCGGCATCCACTGCTTTATTTAAAAAACAAAAAACTGGGTCGGAAGACCGTCCCCTTTGATCTTAATCTTTTCGGACAAAACCGAATACTGGTCCTTAGCGGGCCGAATGCCGGAGGGAAATCGATTACGATGAAGTCGGTGGGATTGTTGCAATTGATGTTCCAATGTGGCCTACTTTTGCCTGTTGATGGTCAAACGGAAATGTCCGTGTACGAACAGCTGTTTGCCGATATTGGTGACCAGCAATCTCTGGAAAACGATTTGTCGACTTATAGTTCTCGTTTGGAGAATGCTAAAGTTTTTCTGGAGCACGCCACGCCGAATACCTTGGTGTTGATCGATGAATTTGGTTCCGGAACAGACCCCAAAATAGGTGGAGCTATCGCTGAATCCGTACTTTACGAACTCAACCAACGCAAGGTTTACGGGGTGATCACGACGCACTACAGCAATCTGAAAGTATTTGCTTTTAAGACACGTGGGTTGGTCAATGGCTCCATGTACTTCGATAAAGATAACCTGTCGCCGAGCTACGAACTTCAGGTAGGCAGACCAGGAAGTTCTTACGCCTTTGAGATCGCTGGTAAGAGTGGACTACCAGACCGGGTGCTCAAATACGCGCGTAAACGAATTGGCAGTAATGAGCGGGCAGTTGATGATTTGTTGGTCGACCTACAGCGTGAAAAACAGGAAGTTGAAGAAAAACTGAAAGAACTCGCCGATAAGCAGAAACTCCTTGATCGTCTTACCAAAACCTACGATGAACTGCACCGTGACCTGGAGTACAAACGCAAAAAGCACAAGCTCGAGCGCAAAGAACAGGAGCTGCAACAAACGACCCAGGAGAATAAAGAGTTGGAACGTTTGATCCGGGAACTGAAAGAAGAAAAGAACCTGGATAAGGCCAAGAAAATCTCCCTGGAGATCAAATACCAGCGGGAAAACCTATCGGAGCAGGTAGGTGGGCTAAGAGAAGAAATTTATCACCCTGATGAGGTCTTAAAAGATGATCGGCCATTACAAGTGGGTGATTTCGTGAAATTGAAATCGGGTGGTGCTACCGGAGAAATTGATAGTATTGATCGAAAAAATGCTATCATCTTTATGGGCGGGATGCGTATGACAGTGAAGTTGCGCGACTTGCAATTGGCGAAAACACCGCTGGACATAAAAACCAACCAAAGTGTACATTCTGATGTCGATTATGCGGCCCGCTTTGAAAGCAAAATTGACATTCGTGGTATGCGCTATGCGGAAGCCATGAAGGTAGTGGAAGACTTTGTGGATCAGGCACTCCTGGCCGACGTCTCCAACTTGCGAATCGTTCATGGCAAAGGCAATGGTTCCCTCCGGGAGGCCGTTAAGAAGAAGCTGCGGGAGTACAACATGACCATGGAAGTTTATCATCCCGCTGCTGAAGCCGGAGGAGATGGCGTAACTTTAGTTGATTTATAG
- the aroC gene encoding chorismate synthase codes for MAGSNFGTLFRISTFGESHGKAIGVIVDGCPAGIAIDEDFIQEELARRRPGQSNIVTQRKEADEAQILSGVFEGYSTGTPIAMVIFNADARSKDYSHIADKFRPSHADYTFHAKYGARDYRGGGRSSARETAARVAGGAIAKLFLQHYGIAIFAYTSQVGKLQLSKNYNKISKELIEANPVRCPDPQMAAEMEAYIKEIRKDGDTVGGVVSAIVHGCPPGLGEPVFDKLHADLAKAIMSINACKGFEYGSGFEGVSMRGSEHNDAFFQEGDEVKTRTNYSGGIQGGISNGMDIYFRAAFKPVATIVADQESVNEAGEAVTVSGKGRHDPCVVPRAVPIVEAMTALVLADHLLRQRGSQK; via the coding sequence GTGGCAGGAAGTAATTTTGGCACCCTATTTCGGATCAGTACTTTTGGAGAATCTCACGGTAAAGCCATTGGTGTTATCGTCGATGGTTGCCCGGCTGGTATCGCCATTGATGAAGATTTCATTCAGGAAGAACTCGCCCGCCGCCGCCCCGGACAAAGCAATATTGTCACCCAGCGCAAGGAAGCTGATGAGGCACAAATACTTTCCGGTGTCTTCGAAGGTTATTCGACCGGCACCCCTATTGCCATGGTCATTTTCAATGCCGACGCGCGGTCTAAAGATTATAGCCACATCGCCGACAAGTTTCGTCCTAGTCACGCAGATTATACCTTCCACGCGAAATACGGGGCAAGAGATTACCGGGGTGGCGGGCGCTCTTCCGCCAGAGAAACAGCTGCCCGGGTGGCAGGAGGAGCCATCGCCAAGCTTTTCCTTCAGCACTATGGGATAGCAATTTTTGCTTACACCTCCCAGGTGGGGAAATTACAACTGAGTAAAAATTACAACAAGATAAGTAAAGAGTTGATTGAAGCCAATCCTGTTCGCTGCCCTGACCCACAGATGGCCGCAGAGATGGAAGCTTACATCAAGGAGATTCGTAAAGACGGTGATACGGTGGGAGGGGTCGTCAGCGCCATTGTTCATGGTTGCCCACCTGGCCTGGGAGAACCCGTCTTTGACAAACTCCACGCTGATCTGGCGAAAGCCATTATGAGCATCAATGCTTGCAAGGGTTTTGAATATGGCTCAGGTTTTGAGGGCGTAAGTATGCGTGGCAGCGAGCACAATGATGCCTTTTTTCAGGAGGGCGATGAGGTAAAAACGCGCACCAATTACAGCGGTGGCATCCAAGGGGGGATCTCCAATGGAATGGACATCTATTTTCGGGCAGCCTTTAAACCCGTAGCCACCATTGTCGCTGACCAGGAGTCGGTCAACGAAGCCGGAGAAGCCGTAACGGTTTCCGGCAAGGGCAGACATGACCCTTGTGTAGTTCCCCGCGCAGTACCCATTGTGGAAGCCATGACAGCCTTGGTACTGGCTGATCATCTGTTGAGACAAAGGGGGAGTCAGAAATAG
- a CDS encoding KdsC family phosphatase — MNNLEVFGQIHTFIFDVDGVLTNSQVLVMQDGQLLRQMSIRDGFAIKRAVEEGYRVVIISGGKSEGVRVRLQNLGVSDVYLGISDKLETYEEVVDMYDLDEAGILYMGDDLPDYEVMRRVGLPTCPANAAREIKAIAQYISGDNGGEGCARDVIEKVLKLNGQWEV, encoded by the coding sequence ATGAATAACCTTGAAGTCTTTGGACAGATCCACACCTTTATTTTTGATGTTGATGGTGTGCTCACAAATAGCCAGGTATTGGTGATGCAAGATGGCCAGTTGTTGCGGCAGATGAGTATTCGCGATGGCTTTGCTATCAAACGCGCCGTGGAGGAAGGCTACCGGGTGGTGATCATCAGTGGAGGGAAATCAGAGGGGGTTCGCGTGCGTTTACAAAATCTTGGGGTATCTGATGTCTATCTGGGGATTTCTGATAAACTGGAAACCTACGAGGAAGTCGTAGATATGTACGACCTCGACGAAGCAGGTATTCTCTACATGGGTGATGATTTGCCGGATTATGAGGTAATGCGCCGCGTGGGCTTACCCACCTGCCCCGCCAATGCTGCTCGCGAGATAAAAGCTATTGCCCAGTACATTTCCGGTGATAATGGCGGAGAAGGCTGTGCCCGCGACGTCATCGAAAAAGTTTTGAAACTGAATGGGCAGTGGGAGGTTTAG